In the genome of bacterium SCSIO 12827, the window TGCCGGCACAGACGCGGAGCGCCGAAATGGTCCGTTGGATGGCGTCCTCGCACAGGTTGCCCGATTTCCCCAGGCCTTCGCCCAGGCGGACGATGCGGGAAAACCCGTCGATCACCACGGGGCCGTTCTCGGACGGCTCGGCGATCAGCATACGGCAATTGTGCGTGCCCAAGTCGATGGCCGCAAAGCAGGGCGCAGTGCCCTTGCTGCGGCGGCGGTGCCGGTGCGGCGAATTTGCTTGGGGCCACTTGGCCATTGAGACTTCCAACGGTTCACTACGGGTTATTCCCGCTTGACCGTCCATTCTAGTGATCGACGGGCTCGGGTCCACCAAATCTATATCGTAATTAGGGTTTTGGCATATGCGACGAAAACCGCGTCTCGTCAGTTGCGTTCCCGAAAGCCAATCGGTATATAACCGCCTTGGCGCGGTCCTGCCCCTCATATGGGGCGGCCCGCCGGACTTTCCAATGGGGTGTGGTGTAATTGGTAACACGACGGACTCTGACTCCGTTATTCTAGGTTCAAGTCCTAGCACCCCAGCCAAAATGAAAAGGCGCTCCCCGATCAGGGAGCGCCTTTTTGATTCCATATGCCGTTGGTCGGCGGCGGCTCAGGTGCCGGCGCGCCGTTCCTCGGTGATCGGCTCACTCACTTGGCGCCGGTCGGGGCCGATGTAGGCGCCGGCGGCGATCTGCGGTTTGTGCTGGGCAGCAATGGCCGAGACGATGCGGCGCAACAGGGCATCCGCCGTTACCGGTTTGATCAAAATCTCGTTCACGCCGGCGCTCATGGCGCGGGAAATCTTCATGCGGTCGACCGAGGCCATGGTCATGATGATCGGCAGATTGGGTGACGGGCTGCCTTCGGCGCGGCGCAGAAAGGCCGTGAACTCAACGCCGGGGATGGCCTTGAGGTCCCAATCGATGATGGCCAGATGCGGTTCCTGGGTGCGCACGAGGCCAAGCGCCTCGGCCCCATCGCGGGCCAAATGCATATCGCGCACGCCAAGCTGGGCGAGGGTGCGGCGCGTCTGATGCAGGAAAAAATCCTGACTGTCGCCGACGACTACCGATAGCCGTGCGAACCGTTCGTTTTGCGGGGTTCCTGGTCGGAACCGCGTATTCGACATAATTCCCATGGACCTGTTCTCCTGTCCGCGTTTCAGCCCCCTTCTGGGACCACTTCGCGCAGGATAAATCGCCAGGAATTACCAACTGGTTAAAAAACCTTAAGGTTTACGGGAGGGGCTGGAATTGAGCGCCGACAAGGCGCCCATCCTGATATAGAAAAAGCCATGACCCAGGAAATACCCTCACCCGGCGCCCCGCCCCTGGGGCGGGCGCGGCTTGATTGGCGGGACGGCGTGCCGTGTTCCGCCGACTTCGGGGACATCTATTTTTCGCCCAAGGGCGGCCTGGACGAAGCGCGCCACGTGTTTCTCGACGGCATCGGCGCGCCCGAGGTCTGGCAGGGGCGGCCCCGGTTCACGGTCGGCGAACTGGGATTCGGCACGGGCTTGAACGTGCTGGCCCTGTGGGATTCGTGGCGGCGCACGGCCCCGGCGGATGCACGCCTGCATGTCGTCTCGGTCGAAGGCTTTCCTTTGGAGCCGGACGGTCTGGCCGACGCCCATGCGGGGTTTCCCGAACTGGGCCCCCTCGCGGCGGAACTGCGGGCGGCCTATCCGCGCCGGGTGCCGGGCTTTCACCGCCTGCGCCTCGACGGCGGCCGGGTCGTCCTGACCCTGCTGTTCGGCCCGGTCGGGGATATGCTGGAAAAGCTGACCGCCCGTATCGACGCCTGGTTCCTGGACGGCTTCGCGCCCCGCCGCAACCCGGAAATGTGGACCGACGGCGTGTTCCGCGAGGTCGCGCGTCTGAGCGCGCCGGGGGCCCGTGTCGCGACCTTTTCCGCAGCGGGCGCCGTGCGCCGGGGCTTGGCGGCGGCGGGGTTCGCCATGGCCAAGCGCCCTGGCTTCGCCGGCAAACTGGAATGCCTGGCGGGCCGGTTCGATGCCGCCCCCATGAATGACGGGGGAGCTCCCTGGTATGCAGCTCCGGCCCCCCTTGGCCCCGGCGCCACGATCGCCGTGATCGGCGGCGGCATCGCCGGGCGGGCGGCGGCACGGGCCCTGTCCGGGGAAGGCTTCCACCCGGTTCTGTTCGACGCGGGGGATGCGGCGGCGCAGCCGGAACGGGTGCTGATGTCGCCCCGTTTGGCAGGCCCGGACGATGTTTATGGCCGCTTCATGGCCCAGGCGTTCCTGCAGGCGGAAGGGCAGGGCGGTCTGCCGCCCGCGTCGGGCGCCCTGCATCTGCCGGCGGCGGCCGAGGTGCCGCGTCTTCAAGATTTCGCGGCCCGCCTGGGCTGGGACGGTGGGCTTGCTCAGGTGGTGGACGCGACGGCGGCGTCGGACCTTGCCGGCATTAAGTCCTCGCGCGGCGGCATGTGGTATCCGGCGGCACGGTTCGCGGGGCCGGCGACTGTCCTGGTATCGGAGATGCGAACGGCGCGGGTCACCGGGTTGTCTCTCGCCGATCCGGGCTGGCGGGTTGGCTTTGATGACGGCGGCACGGAAACCTTCGACGCCGTGGTCCTGGCCGCGGGCCCGTGGTCTGGGGCGTTGGTTCCCGGCGGCATTCCGGGTCTGCGCGCCAACCGGGGGCAACTTTGCCATCTGCCCGTCACGGCGGCCTCCGCCCGTTTGCGCCTGCCGGTCAGCTTCGGCGGCCATATAACACCATTAACCGGGGCCGGTGGCGGAGCCATGCATGTACTGGGGTCGTCCTACCGGCGATGGGACCTAGTGGGCCAGGGCGGCAATTGGCGCGGGCTCGACGCAAGCGACATGACCTCGGCGCTGGATGGATTGGCCGAGGTGTTCCCGGACTTGGCGGAGACCTGGCGGAAAGCACCGCTCAAGGGCTGGGCGGGGCTGCGCGCAACAACGGCGGATCATCTGCCCTTCGTGGGGCCGTTGGCGGACGTCGCCGGTTATGAGGCCGCCTACGCCGATTTGCATCACGGGCGGCGTGGAAATTGGCCGGCGGCACCCTATCAACACAATGCCTTCGTGCTCTCGGGCCTGGGTTCGCGCGGCTATCAGACAGCGTTCCTGGCGGCGGAAATCCTGGCGTCGGTCATGGCGGGGGCGCCCAGCCCCGTGGACCGTGAGGTCGCGGCGGCTCTGCATCCTGGGCGTATGCTCATTCGCCACCTCCGGCGACCGCCGGAGAAACGGGGCCGCGAGATCTAGCTTTCGCAGACCTTGTCGGCCAGACGGGCCATGAAGCCTTCACCCTTGGCGACCTGATCCAGGGAAATGAATTCGTTGGGCTTATGGGCCTCGTTGATGGAGCCCGGGCCGATAATGACGCAGGGCACCCCGGCGGACTGCTGGAACAGGCCCGCTTCCGTGCCGAAGGCGACGGCGGCGTGATCATTACGCCCGGCAAGTTGCTTGGCCAGGGTCACGACCTCGTCCGTTGGATCGGTGTCGAGGGCCGGAATGCCCGACAGTTCCTCGACCTCGATACCCGTTTCCGGGGAATGGGCCTTCATCTCGGCTTCCAGTTCGCCGACCATGGCCATGATCTCGGCCTGCAGGGCATCCGGGTCGTGTTTGGGCAGATGCCGGAATTCGAAATCCATACGGCAATGGCCAGGCACGATGTTCAATTGCTCGCCGCCTTTCATGACACCCGTGTGCACGGTGGTATAGGCAACGTCGTACAATTCGTCGAACGGGCCGTCGCCGGCGATGCGGTCAGCCATGCCACGCAGGAACACGGCCAGGCGGGCAGCGTAGTCGACGGCGTTCACGCCCATCGGCGTGAGGGACGAATGCGCTTCCTTGCCTTTGAAGATGGCGCGGAAGCTGCGCTTGCCCTTGTGGCCGACGCAGACCTGCATGCTGGTCGGCTCGCCGATGATGCCCATGACCGGGCGGATCGGCTGTTCGTTCATCATCTTGATCAGCGAGCGCACGCCGATGCAGCCGACTTCCTCGTCATGGGAAAACGCCAGGTGGATGGGCGTGGCCAGGCCGCGTTTGAGGAATTCGGGGACGTAAGCCAGGGCGATGGCGATGAAGCTTTTCATGTCCGAAGTGCCGCGCCCGTACAGCTTGCCGTCTTTTTCCGTGACCGTGAACGGATCCGTCGCCCAGTCCTGGCCATCCACGGGCACCACGTCCGTATGGCCGGACAGCATGATCCCGCCCCGGTCGGTCGGGCCCAGGGTGGCGTAAAGGTTCGCCTTGGTCCCCGTGGCGTCATGGATCAGTTGGCTGTCGACGCCATGGCTTTTCAGGTAGTCCTGAACGAAGGCCATGAGTTCGAGGTTCGAATAGTGGCTGGTGGTGTCGAAGCCCACGAGCTTTTCGATGAGCGGACGGCTGCGGAGGTCGGTCATGGGGTTATGGGTCTGTATCTATTGTCGGGGATATGAGCACAAAATCGGCGCTTCCGTGGCGAAGGTCAAGGACCGCTATGCGGGTCGCTATCAGCTGTGTCGGGACGGGGCCCCACGCCGACGCGGCGCGCCAGCTTCGGCAACATCAGGCCCATGGTCAAGCCGCGCAGGCTCATGAACACGGTGAAGGCGGCCCACAGGCCGTGATTGCCCCAGGTCGCGGTGACGAAGGGCACCGCGACGGCGAACGCGGCGAAGGAAATCGCCATGCTGTTGCGCATTTCGCGGGTCCATGTGGCGCCGATGAAAATGCCGTCGAACTGAAAGCTCCAGACCGCGATGACCGGCAGTGCAACCATCCAGGGCAGGTAGGTATAGGCCGTTTCGCGGACCCCCGATACGGTCGACAGCGTGTCGATGATGGCATTGCCGAACAACCAATAGGCGACCATGAACAAAAGGGCGAACATCACGCCCCAGCCGGTCGTGATCTTCACTGCCTGTCGGAACAGGGTGCGGTCATGCGCCCCCACGGCCTGGCCGACCATGGCTTCGGCCGCGTTGGCGAACCCGTCGAGCGCATAGGCCGTGAACATGGAGAACTGCAGCAGCAGGGCATTGGCGGCCAGAACTTCGTCGCCCATGCGCGTGCCGGCCGAAGTGAACACGACGAAGGCCGCCTGCAGGCACATGGAACGGATGAAGATGTCGCGGTTGACGCCCAGCATGCGGCGGATGCGCGAGGTGTCGCGGATGCGCTCCCAGCGCCAGCGCCCGCCCAGTTTGGCCAATTGTCGGACGGCCAGCCACAGGCCCAGCGCGCCTGCCGAATATTCGGAAATGATGGTCGCCCAGGCGACGCCGTCCACGCCCCAGCCAAGCCCCAGCACGAACCACACGTCGAGCACGATGTTCAACCCGTTCAGGAACACCTGGGCGATCAGCGCGGCCCGCATGTTCTGCACGCCGAAGAACCAGCCGAGCAGGGCGAAGTTCAACAGCGCCGCCGGGGCCCCCCAGATGCGGATCTGAAAATAGCTTTCCGTCAGCGGCCAGACGGCGTCGCTTGCCCCCATCAACCAGTGCGAGACGCCCAGGATCGGCAGCTGCAGGGCAACCAGGCCAAGCCCCAGAGCCGTGGACAACAGGCAGGCCCGCGCCAGCCAGGAGCGCATTTGGTCCGCGTCCCCGGCCCCGTAAGATTGCGCCGTCAGGCCCGTTGTCCCCATGCGCAGGAAGTTCAGGGACGAATAGATCACGTTCATGATGACGGCGCCGATGGCGACCGCCCCCATGTATTCGGCCCCCGGCAAACGGCCGACCACGGCGGTATCGACCAGGCCCAGGAACGGCACGGTGATGTTGGTCGCGATGATCGGCAGGGCGAGCGCCCAGACGCGCCGGTTGAAGCTGGCTTGGCTCATTGGGGGGGCGGCGGGGGCCGGTCAGCCCGTTGCGGCCGGGCCGGAATCGGCCCTGAGGTTGGTTGCACGCAGGCGTCGGGACAGATGAAGCAGCAGGTCCTTGTAAAGCCGCCCAGCAAAGGTCGGGTTTTCAGACATCAGCGCGTCGATGGCA includes:
- a CDS encoding response regulator, with translation MGIMSNTRFRPGTPQNERFARLSVVVGDSQDFFLHQTRRTLAQLGVRDMHLARDGAEALGLVRTQEPHLAIIDWDLKAIPGVEFTAFLRRAEGSPSPNLPIIMTMASVDRMKISRAMSAGVNEILIKPVTADALLRRIVSAIAAQHKPQIAAGAYIGPDRRQVSEPITEERRAGT
- the mnmC gene encoding FAD-dependent 5-carboxymethylaminomethyl-2-thiouridine(34) oxidoreductase MnmC, with the translated sequence MTQEIPSPGAPPLGRARLDWRDGVPCSADFGDIYFSPKGGLDEARHVFLDGIGAPEVWQGRPRFTVGELGFGTGLNVLALWDSWRRTAPADARLHVVSVEGFPLEPDGLADAHAGFPELGPLAAELRAAYPRRVPGFHRLRLDGGRVVLTLLFGPVGDMLEKLTARIDAWFLDGFAPRRNPEMWTDGVFREVARLSAPGARVATFSAAGAVRRGLAAAGFAMAKRPGFAGKLECLAGRFDAAPMNDGGAPWYAAPAPLGPGATIAVIGGGIAGRAAARALSGEGFHPVLFDAGDAAAQPERVLMSPRLAGPDDVYGRFMAQAFLQAEGQGGLPPASGALHLPAAAEVPRLQDFAARLGWDGGLAQVVDATAASDLAGIKSSRGGMWYPAARFAGPATVLVSEMRTARVTGLSLADPGWRVGFDDGGTETFDAVVLAAGPWSGALVPGGIPGLRANRGQLCHLPVTAASARLRLPVSFGGHITPLTGAGGGAMHVLGSSYRRWDLVGQGGNWRGLDASDMTSALDGLAEVFPDLAETWRKAPLKGWAGLRATTADHLPFVGPLADVAGYEAAYADLHHGRRGNWPAAPYQHNAFVLSGLGSRGYQTAFLAAEILASVMAGAPSPVDREVAAALHPGRMLIRHLRRPPEKRGREI
- the argE gene encoding acetylornithine deacetylase; its protein translation is MTDLRSRPLIEKLVGFDTTSHYSNLELMAFVQDYLKSHGVDSQLIHDATGTKANLYATLGPTDRGGIMLSGHTDVVPVDGQDWATDPFTVTEKDGKLYGRGTSDMKSFIAIALAYVPEFLKRGLATPIHLAFSHDEEVGCIGVRSLIKMMNEQPIRPVMGIIGEPTSMQVCVGHKGKRSFRAIFKGKEAHSSLTPMGVNAVDYAARLAVFLRGMADRIAGDGPFDELYDVAYTTVHTGVMKGGEQLNIVPGHCRMDFEFRHLPKHDPDALQAEIMAMVGELEAEMKAHSPETGIEVEELSGIPALDTDPTDEVVTLAKQLAGRNDHAAVAFGTEAGLFQQSAGVPCVIIGPGSINEAHKPNEFISLDQVAKGEGFMARLADKVCES
- a CDS encoding MATE family efflux transporter, producing the protein MSQASFNRRVWALALPIIATNITVPFLGLVDTAVVGRLPGAEYMGAVAIGAVIMNVIYSSLNFLRMGTTGLTAQSYGAGDADQMRSWLARACLLSTALGLGLVALQLPILGVSHWLMGASDAVWPLTESYFQIRIWGAPAALLNFALLGWFFGVQNMRAALIAQVFLNGLNIVLDVWFVLGLGWGVDGVAWATIISEYSAGALGLWLAVRQLAKLGGRWRWERIRDTSRIRRMLGVNRDIFIRSMCLQAAFVVFTSAGTRMGDEVLAANALLLQFSMFTAYALDGFANAAEAMVGQAVGAHDRTLFRQAVKITTGWGVMFALLFMVAYWLFGNAIIDTLSTVSGVRETAYTYLPWMVALPVIAVWSFQFDGIFIGATWTREMRNSMAISFAAFAVAVPFVTATWGNHGLWAAFTVFMSLRGLTMGLMLPKLARRVGVGPRPDTADSDPHSGP